In Rhea pennata isolate bPtePen1 chromosome 22, bPtePen1.pri, whole genome shotgun sequence, a single genomic region encodes these proteins:
- the CPLANE2 gene encoding ciliogenesis and planar polarity effector 2 gives MDVAPGSVVEPGWLLSPEGRRHRDAILRKDRRRAFGLLERPALLPPPAAYKLFVSGKSGVGKTALVAALAGADVPPAHRETLGIQATSVYWPAKLRDSDCPVLFRLDFWDCGEASLRKFDHILPACKEEADGILFLFSFTDRSSFEDLPAQMARVTRPEENLLRVVVGTKFDQAARADVAERDVAAFERAWRLPVLRARSVPRPPGAAAADLAEVAPLLDALVERLWRRDQEAAGLLPVPSASGSPSPRRRASSVQ, from the exons ATGGACGTGGCTCCGGGCTCCGTGGTGGAGCCGGGCTGGCTGCTGTCACCCGAGGGCCGCCGGCACCGCGACGCCATCCTGCGCAAGGACCGCCGGAGAGCCTTCG GCCTGCTGGAgcgcccggcgctgctgccgccgccggccgcctaCAAGCTCTTCGTCTCCGGCAAGAGCGGCGTGGGCAAGACGGCGCTGGTGGCCGCGCTGGCCGGCGCCGACGTGCCGCCCGCGCACCGCGAGACCCTGG GCATCCAGGCCACCTCCGTGTACTGGCCGGCGAAGCTGCGCGACTCCGACTGCCCCGTCCTGTTCCGGCTCGATTTTTGGGATTGCGGTGAAGCATCGCTGAGAAAATTTGACCATATTCTCCCG GCTTGCAAGGAGGAGGCCGACggcatcctcttcctcttctccttcaccGACCGCTCCTCCTTCGAGGACCTGCCGGCCCAGATGGCCCGAGTGACGCGGCCGGAGGAAAACCTGCTCCGCGTGGTCGTCGGCACCAA GTTCGACCAGGCGGCGCGGGCGGACGTGGCGGAGCGGGACGTGGCGGCCTTCGAGCGGGCCTGGCGGCTGCCGGTGCTGCGGGCGCGCAGCgtgccgcggccgcccggcgccgccgccgccgaccTGGCCGAGGTGGCCCCGCTGCTCGACGCTTTGGTCGAGAGGCTCTGGCGGCGCGACCAGGAGGCCGCCGGCCTCTTGCCCGTGCCGTCGGCCTCCGGCAGCCCCTCGCCGCGGCGTCGGGCCTCATCCGTCCAATAA